CGTATGGAGAGTACTGCAGGAACCAGTGCTCCCCTTCAAGATCCATCGGAATCACACGGTGGTTATCACGCGCAGGGTGATCCAGGCGCCCCGCATAACCGACATTTTCTTTACACAGCAGGCATTTAGGATAATTAGGTCCATCTCCCTTATTCGCCCGTGCTGCTGCGATGGCTTTGGGGTCCTTTTCGGGTTTGGAGAGGTTAATGGTAATCTCAAGATCTCCATATTCCGTCTCACTGTACCAGTGCTTATTTTTTTCAATCCGATTCGTACGGATGTAGTGACTGTCCTTGGATAATTGGTAAAAATAATCCGTGGCCGCAATCGGCCCCCTGGCTTCAAACGTCTGGTAAAAGTTCCGAATGACTTCCGAAGGCTTCGGCATCAGCTGATCCATAATTTTCGGATCAAATAAATCCCTCTCTGTCGTCGTATTATCCTCCATCAGCCCTTGCTCGACCGCATAATCCAGCATCCTTTCAAGAATCGGCACCGGCGTTTCCGGCACCTCCTCTGCCTGAACAGGTTCAGCAGTCTTCCCGTCCAGATTGAATAAATGAAACAGGGCATTCCGTACGTAATCAACGTCCCAAACGGACACCATTTTTTTGTTGAGACCATATTGAATAAGCTGTTCGATGTCACGATAAATCGCCACTCTGTTCACCATCCCTTTTGTTTACTTTTCATAACCTTCCGGATGCTTCTGAAACCAGTCCCAGGCATTTTGAATCATCATATCCAGCTCCGCATGAGCGGGTTTCCACCTGAGCTCTTTCATGGCCTTTTCAGAAGAAGCCACGAGCTGGGCCGGATCACCTGCACGTCTCGGAGCAACTTCAGCAGGAATCTCACACTGAGTCACCCGGCGCGCCGTATCAATGACTTCCTTCACACTGAATCCTTGCCCATTTCCGAGATTGTACACAGCACTCGTTTCATCTTTTTTCAACTTCTCAATTGCCAAAAGGTGAGCGTCTACCAGGTCCGTTACATGAATATAATCACGGATACACGTGCCGTCTTCGGTCGGGTAATCATCGCCGAATATCATGATTTTATCCCGCTTGCCCTGAGCTACCTGGAGTACGATCGGAATGAGGTGCGTTTCCGGACGGTGATCTTCACCGACTCTTCCCTCTGGATCCGCGCCCGCAACATTAAAGTAGCGGAGAACCACATGTTTGATACCATGAGCCTGTTCGGCCCAGTGAAGCATCTTCTCAATGGCCAGTTTTGTTTCCCCATACGGATTGGTTGGTGTGGTACGGTCATCCTCCTGAATTGGTACTTGATCAGGCTCACCGTAAACCGCTGCCGTAGATGAAAAGACGATTCGTTTTACCTCATGCTCCGCCATCGCTTTGAGTAAACTGATCGCACCGGAAACATTATTGTCATAGTACTTCAAGGGATCTTCGACGCTCTCTCCAACTAGAGAATCCGCTGCAAAATGAATTACGGAATCGATCTCATTTTCAGTAAACACCTGCT
The Halobacillus halophilus DSM 2266 DNA segment above includes these coding regions:
- the galE gene encoding UDP-glucose 4-epimerase GalE, which gives rise to MTVLVCGGAGYIGSHAVAQLLDRNEEVVVVDNLQKGHQASIFEEARFYNGDLRDAAFLEQVFTENEIDSVIHFAADSLVGESVEDPLKYYDNNVSGAISLLKAMAEHEVKRIVFSSTAAVYGEPDQVPIQEDDRTTPTNPYGETKLAIEKMLHWAEQAHGIKHVVLRYFNVAGADPEGRVGEDHRPETHLIPIVLQVAQGKRDKIMIFGDDYPTEDGTCIRDYIHVTDLVDAHLLAIEKLKKDETSAVYNLGNGQGFSVKEVIDTARRVTQCEIPAEVAPRRAGDPAQLVASSEKAMKELRWKPAHAELDMMIQNAWDWFQKHPEGYEK